From a region of the Myxococcaceae bacterium JPH2 genome:
- a CDS encoding ester cyclase has product MTKRLTLSLLLAACLAGCATTAPAERTASPGEQNKLRARQFTEEVYNQKRLDRIPEYIAADFMDRTLDSPPNKQGPALLRQQAEASFAAFPDLRFDLLHVMADGDLVSLHWRATGTDAKGPRDPHGQLRRVTLQGQSLWRMRDGQVVEAWDVSDRLAPLLQRGYSVVPPTP; this is encoded by the coding sequence ATGACGAAACGCCTGACGCTGTCCCTCCTGCTCGCGGCCTGCCTCGCTGGGTGCGCCACCACCGCGCCCGCCGAGCGGACCGCCTCGCCCGGCGAGCAGAACAAGCTGCGCGCGCGGCAGTTCACCGAGGAGGTCTACAACCAGAAGCGCCTGGACCGAATCCCCGAGTACATCGCGGCCGACTTCATGGACCGCACCCTGGATTCACCCCCGAACAAACAGGGGCCCGCGCTGCTGCGCCAGCAGGCCGAGGCCAGCTTCGCCGCGTTCCCGGACCTGCGCTTCGACCTGCTGCACGTGATGGCGGATGGAGACCTGGTCTCCTTGCACTGGCGCGCCACGGGGACGGACGCGAAGGGCCCGCGAGACCCCCACGGCCAGCTCCGGCGCGTGACGCTGCAAGGGCAGTCCCTCTGGCGCATGCGCGACGGACAGGTGGTGGAGGCGTGGGACGTCAGCGACCGGCTCGCGCCCTTGTTGCAACGCGGTTACTCGGTGGTCCCGCCCACGCCGTGA
- a CDS encoding acyl-CoA dehydrogenase family protein, with translation MKDDAARPSAQELLSLPRLMPLVPMLYMAWTDGELTADELRTLGAAARAQRWLDLRSTAVLAKWVDPLMPPSARELALLREHIRRTAERLTHSQQQNLAELGAQLAQVISGDEALPAPMPELTHALLGLEESLGVSGREAVRALVPDTTLPPSSVSASFEPVAMNALLDATYPHIRAQVREWLKDPAFRYTDTRSTTTYREQVFAWLKRLADQGLGRIAYPEGREAGADLGGFIAAFETLAFFDLSLVVKAGVHFGLFGSSILFLGTRPHHRDYLARVASLELPGCFAMSELGHGSNVRDVETVARYDAATQEFVVDTPSEAARKEWIGNAACHARMATVFAQLEVGGERMGVHALLVPLRDEQGQVLPGVHIEDCGEKMGLNGVDNGRLWFDGVRIPRANLLDRFGRVSESGEYTSAIPGDSKRFFTMLGTLVAGRVSVACAALSAAKSGLTIAVRYGDLRRQFGPAGAHEIRLLDHQAHQLRLVPLLAKTYALDFALKYLVDRYVHRTEEDAQEVEALAAGLKAHASWHTTHALQVAREACGGQGYLEQNRLPTLKADTDVFTTFEGDNTVLMQLVAKSLMTGYRQRFEDDRVHTLLKLILDRAAGAVTDRNPFTTRRTDSGHLRDDDFQLRALRFREEELLTSVARRLRKRLASGVEAFEAFNQCQAHLLALAHAHVERVVLERFRIAVSAVKQVALRHVLERLCDLHGLSCLEAASGWFLEHGHLEGTKARAIRKEVVRLCAELRPDAVALVDSFGIPDTCLAAPIGLGRLAP, from the coding sequence ATGAAGGATGACGCCGCCCGCCCGTCCGCGCAGGAGCTGCTGTCCCTCCCCCGCCTCATGCCGCTGGTCCCCATGCTGTACATGGCGTGGACGGATGGCGAGCTGACCGCCGACGAGTTGCGCACGCTCGGCGCCGCGGCCCGCGCCCAGCGCTGGTTGGACCTGCGCTCCACCGCGGTCCTCGCGAAGTGGGTGGATCCGCTCATGCCCCCTTCCGCGCGCGAGCTGGCCCTGCTCCGTGAGCACATCCGCCGCACCGCCGAGCGCCTCACCCACAGCCAGCAGCAGAACCTCGCGGAGCTGGGCGCACAGCTCGCGCAGGTCATCTCGGGAGACGAGGCCCTCCCCGCGCCCATGCCCGAGCTGACCCACGCCCTCCTCGGGCTGGAGGAGTCGCTCGGAGTCTCCGGCCGGGAAGCGGTGCGCGCGCTGGTGCCCGACACGACGCTCCCGCCCAGCTCCGTCAGCGCGTCCTTCGAGCCCGTCGCGATGAACGCGCTGCTGGACGCCACGTACCCCCACATCCGAGCCCAAGTGCGCGAGTGGCTGAAGGACCCGGCCTTCCGCTACACGGACACGCGCAGCACGACGACCTATCGCGAGCAGGTCTTCGCGTGGCTGAAGCGACTGGCGGACCAGGGACTCGGCCGCATCGCGTATCCCGAGGGACGCGAGGCCGGCGCGGACCTGGGAGGCTTCATCGCCGCCTTTGAGACGCTGGCCTTCTTCGACCTGAGCCTCGTCGTGAAGGCAGGCGTGCACTTCGGCCTGTTCGGCTCGAGCATCCTCTTCCTCGGCACGCGCCCGCATCACCGGGACTATCTGGCGCGCGTGGCCTCGCTGGAGCTGCCCGGCTGCTTCGCCATGAGCGAGCTGGGCCACGGCTCCAACGTGCGCGACGTGGAGACAGTGGCGCGCTACGACGCCGCGACCCAGGAGTTCGTGGTGGACACGCCCTCCGAGGCCGCGCGCAAGGAGTGGATCGGCAACGCCGCATGCCACGCGCGGATGGCCACCGTGTTCGCGCAACTGGAGGTCGGCGGTGAGCGCATGGGCGTCCACGCGCTCCTCGTGCCGCTCCGAGATGAGCAGGGCCAGGTGCTGCCCGGCGTCCACATCGAGGACTGCGGCGAGAAGATGGGCCTCAACGGCGTGGACAACGGGCGGCTGTGGTTCGACGGCGTCCGCATCCCGCGCGCGAACCTGTTGGACCGCTTCGGCCGGGTGAGCGAGTCGGGCGAGTACACCAGCGCCATTCCCGGAGACTCCAAGCGCTTCTTCACCATGCTGGGCACGCTCGTGGCGGGGCGCGTGAGCGTGGCCTGCGCGGCGCTCAGCGCGGCCAAGAGCGGGCTGACCATCGCGGTGCGCTACGGAGACCTGCGCCGTCAGTTCGGCCCCGCTGGAGCGCACGAGATTCGCCTCCTGGACCACCAGGCCCACCAACTGCGCCTCGTGCCCCTGCTCGCGAAGACCTACGCGCTCGACTTCGCGCTGAAGTACCTGGTGGACCGCTACGTCCACCGCACAGAGGAGGATGCGCAGGAGGTCGAGGCGCTCGCGGCCGGCCTCAAGGCCCACGCGTCCTGGCACACCACGCACGCGCTCCAGGTGGCGCGAGAGGCGTGCGGTGGCCAGGGCTACCTGGAGCAGAACCGCCTGCCCACGCTGAAGGCGGACACGGATGTCTTCACCACCTTCGAGGGCGACAACACCGTGCTCATGCAGTTGGTGGCCAAGAGCCTCATGACGGGCTACCGCCAGCGCTTCGAGGACGACCGCGTCCACACCTTGCTCAAGCTCATCCTGGACCGGGCCGCGGGAGCGGTGACGGACCGCAATCCGTTCACCACGCGGCGCACCGACAGCGGGCACCTGCGCGATGACGACTTCCAGCTCCGCGCCCTGCGCTTCCGCGAGGAAGAGCTGCTCACCTCGGTGGCGCGGCGCCTGCGCAAGCGGCTCGCCTCGGGAGTGGAGGCCTTCGAGGCGTTCAACCAATGTCAGGCGCACCTGCTCGCGCTGGCCCACGCGCATGTCGAGCGCGTGGTGCTGGAGCGCTTCCGCATCGCCGTGTCCGCCGTGAAGCAGGTCGCGCTCCGGCACGTGCTGGAGCGCCTGTGCGACCTCCACGGCTTGTCCTGTCTGGAAGCTGCCAGTGGCTGGTTCCTGGAGCACGGCCACCTGGAGGGCACCAAGGCGCGCGCCATCCGCAAGGAGGTCGTTCGCCTGTGCGCGGAGCTGCGCCCGGATGCGGTCGCGCTGGTGGACAGCTTCGGGATTCCGGACACCTGTCTGGCCGCGCCCATTGGTCTGGGGCGCCTTGCGCCATGA
- a CDS encoding endonuclease III, which produces MPTTPEPRAHTSKRPFDIDTVLARIREQVRAFADAAMFALAERGHATLFEQLVGCILSIRTPDEVSLPASLALLSRASTPEALARLSTPDLDALIQPVTFHEAKARQLHALAVRTRDEFGGVLPCDADVLQSFQGVGPKCAHLALGIACGHEAISVDVHVHRVTNRWGYVETRTPEATLRALESRLPRAYWVELNRLLVPFGKHVCTGSRPRCSTCPVREYCQQVGVTSAR; this is translated from the coding sequence ATGCCCACCACCCCCGAGCCACGCGCGCACACCTCGAAGCGCCCGTTCGACATCGACACCGTGCTCGCCCGCATCCGCGAACAGGTCCGCGCCTTCGCGGACGCAGCCATGTTCGCGCTGGCCGAGCGAGGCCACGCCACCCTCTTCGAACAGCTCGTGGGCTGCATCCTCTCCATCCGGACGCCGGACGAAGTGAGCCTGCCCGCCTCCCTCGCGCTGCTCTCCCGAGCCTCGACGCCGGAGGCACTCGCGCGCCTCTCCACCCCGGACCTCGACGCCCTCATCCAACCCGTCACGTTTCATGAAGCCAAGGCCCGACAACTCCACGCGCTCGCCGTGCGCACGCGCGATGAGTTCGGCGGCGTGCTCCCCTGCGACGCGGACGTGCTCCAGTCCTTCCAGGGCGTCGGCCCCAAGTGCGCGCACCTCGCGCTGGGAATCGCGTGCGGCCACGAAGCCATCAGCGTGGATGTCCATGTGCATCGCGTGACGAATCGCTGGGGCTACGTGGAGACGCGAACGCCCGAGGCCACGCTCAGGGCCCTCGAGTCCCGCTTGCCTCGCGCATACTGGGTCGAGCTGAACCGGCTGCTCGTGCCCTTCGGCAAGCATGTCTGCACGGGCTCGCGCCCCCGCTGCTCCACGTGTCCCGTGCGCGAGTATTGCCAGCAGGTCGGCGTCACCTCGGCGCGGTGA
- the bla gene encoding subclass B1 metallo-beta-lactamase has product MSSLSLRSLCVWPLLALSWACASVPTAAPSSTATEPVAAEDIVLAPDVRVRRIAPGVWLHVTLTPAFPDAPANGLLIEEGATSVLVDTGWDVSQAEHLLTWARDTLHRPVRAAVVTHFHLDRTSGIPALTARGIPVYGLEETARLAASHEQPIPTTTFAHALSLAPVELFHPGAAHTADNLVVWHPASGILFGGCAVKDASAQDLGNTKDANLAAWPASLTALRERFPAMRTVVPGHGQPGGPELLTHTDTLLRTAMP; this is encoded by the coding sequence ATGTCCTCGTTGTCCCTTCGCTCGCTCTGCGTCTGGCCCCTGCTCGCGCTGAGTTGGGCCTGCGCGTCCGTCCCCACCGCGGCGCCCTCCTCCACCGCGACCGAGCCCGTCGCGGCCGAAGACATCGTGCTGGCTCCGGACGTGCGCGTGCGCCGCATCGCTCCGGGCGTCTGGCTGCACGTCACGCTCACGCCCGCGTTCCCGGACGCACCCGCCAACGGTCTGCTCATCGAAGAGGGCGCCACCTCCGTGCTGGTGGACACAGGCTGGGACGTGTCCCAGGCGGAGCACCTGCTCACGTGGGCTCGGGACACGCTGCACCGCCCCGTGCGCGCGGCCGTGGTGACACACTTCCACCTGGATCGAACCTCGGGCATCCCCGCGCTCACGGCGCGGGGGATTCCCGTCTACGGCTTGGAGGAGACGGCGCGGCTCGCCGCTTCACATGAGCAGCCGATCCCCACCACCACGTTCGCTCATGCGCTGAGCCTGGCGCCCGTGGAGCTGTTCCACCCGGGCGCCGCGCACACGGCCGACAACCTCGTCGTGTGGCATCCGGCCAGCGGCATCCTGTTCGGGGGCTGCGCGGTGAAGGACGCGAGTGCCCAGGACCTGGGCAACACGAAGGACGCGAACCTGGCCGCGTGGCCCGCGAGCCTCACCGCGCTGCGCGAGCGCTTCCCCGCGATGCGCACCGTGGTGCCAGGCCATGGGCAGCCCGGCGGACCCGAGCTGCTCACGCACACCGATACGCTGCTGCGCACCGCGATGCCCTGA
- the clpP gene encoding ATP-dependent Clp endopeptidase proteolytic subunit ClpP, translated as MNVPFVIETTHRGERAYDLYSRLLKDRIILLGTPINDDVANVIVAQLLFLESEDPDKGINLYINSPGGSVTAALAMYDTMQYVKCPVSTICIGQAASAGALLLLAGSKGKRAALPNSRIMIHQPLGGAQGQASDIAIQAKEILRLRSYINGLIVKHTGHSLERIEKDTERDYYMSAEEARQYGLIDEVVEKQGVPLPTR; from the coding sequence ATGAACGTCCCCTTCGTCATTGAAACCACGCACCGCGGCGAGCGGGCGTACGACCTCTACAGCCGGCTCCTCAAGGACCGCATCATCCTCCTGGGCACGCCCATCAACGACGACGTCGCGAACGTCATCGTCGCCCAGCTCCTCTTCCTGGAGTCCGAGGACCCCGACAAGGGCATCAACCTCTACATCAACTCGCCGGGCGGCTCGGTCACCGCGGCGCTCGCGATGTACGACACGATGCAGTACGTCAAGTGTCCGGTGTCGACCATCTGCATCGGACAGGCCGCCTCCGCGGGCGCGCTGTTGTTGCTGGCGGGCTCGAAGGGCAAGCGCGCCGCGCTCCCCAACAGCCGCATCATGATTCATCAGCCGCTGGGCGGCGCGCAGGGCCAGGCCTCCGACATCGCCATCCAGGCGAAGGAGATCCTCCGGCTGCGCAGCTACATCAACGGCCTCATCGTGAAGCACACCGGCCACAGCCTGGAGCGCATCGAGAAGGACACCGAGCGCGACTACTACATGAGCGCCGAGGAGGCCCGGCAGTACGGCCTCATCGACGAGGTGGTGGAGAAGCAGGGCGTTCCGCTGCCCACCCGCTAG
- a CDS encoding SMP-30/gluconolactonase/LRE family protein encodes MPDGGVGRSDSPGASSTGGGHAGRCRGALLARRGGGGNGALAQSRRTLERLDALGWGHALEPLDFGPWSASAEFQAVAKRIAAREVVVARSQPLFTLAERDFLPEGIAWDARTGTFFVGSLRHRKVVAFGADGVARDFISEARDGLWSVLGIKVDTARRHLWLASRAGTMGKDIPEAQRGHTGIFQYDLDSGALLRKVTWTGKLGEHLFNDLALHPNGDVYVSDTDAGQVHVLRAGSDALVPLVPPGTVVGANGLALSEDGARLYVADYRGLWWVDLASGRASPVQSPPGTTLGGIDGLIPQGEGGALVAIQNGLGRGRVLRLMLGSDPARVERVEVLETGNALFETPTTGVVAQGRFVYIANSHVREWVAEGHPPREPLSASQVLSLPLGGVDAAR; translated from the coding sequence ATGCCGGACGGTGGCGTCGGGCGATCCGATTCTCCAGGCGCTTCATCGACAGGCGGCGGCCACGCCGGACGATGTCGCGGTGCTCTACTCGCTCGCCGCGGTGGAGGCGGGAATGGCGCGCTGGCGCAGTCGCGGCGGACGCTGGAGCGGCTCGATGCGCTGGGCTGGGGCCATGCGCTGGAGCCGCTCGACTTCGGCCCGTGGAGCGCGAGCGCGGAGTTCCAAGCGGTCGCGAAGCGCATCGCCGCTCGCGAGGTCGTCGTGGCCCGCAGCCAGCCCCTGTTCACCCTCGCCGAGCGCGACTTCCTCCCCGAGGGCATCGCCTGGGACGCGCGCACGGGGACGTTCTTCGTGGGCAGCCTCCGTCATCGCAAGGTGGTGGCGTTCGGGGCGGACGGCGTCGCGCGGGACTTCATCTCCGAGGCGCGTGACGGACTCTGGAGCGTGCTCGGCATCAAGGTGGACACCGCGCGCCGCCACCTGTGGCTGGCCAGCCGGGCCGGCACGATGGGCAAGGACATCCCCGAGGCGCAGCGCGGCCACACGGGCATCTTCCAGTACGACCTGGACTCGGGCGCGCTCCTTCGCAAGGTGACGTGGACAGGGAAGCTCGGTGAGCACCTCTTCAACGACCTGGCGCTGCATCCCAACGGCGACGTGTACGTCTCCGACACCGACGCGGGGCAGGTCCACGTGCTGCGCGCGGGCAGTGACGCCCTCGTGCCGCTGGTTCCGCCGGGGACGGTGGTGGGGGCCAACGGCCTCGCGCTCTCCGAGGATGGCGCGAGGCTGTACGTGGCGGACTACCGGGGCCTGTGGTGGGTGGACCTCGCGAGCGGTCGAGCGAGTCCGGTGCAGTCGCCTCCGGGCACCACGCTGGGCGGCATCGACGGGCTCATTCCCCAAGGGGAGGGCGGGGCGCTCGTGGCGATCCAGAACGGCCTGGGGCGAGGGCGCGTCCTCCGCCTGATGCTGGGCTCGGACCCGGCGCGGGTGGAGCGCGTGGAGGTGCTGGAGACGGGCAATGCCCTCTTCGAGACACCCACCACGGGCGTGGTGGCCCAGGGGCGGTTCGTCTACATCGCCAACAGCCATGTCCGGGAGTGGGTGGCGGAGGGCCATCCGCCCCGCGAGCCACTCTCCGCGTCCCAGGTGCTGAGCCTGCCCCTGGGCGGCGTGGACGCGGCGCGGTAG
- a CDS encoding protein kinase has product MLANDSLVLDGRFRVLRPLGSGGMGEVYLGEQVSLGRKVAIKVLHHDLHAQAGMAERFKREARLLSAVEHPAVVRIVDFGESGDAACLVMEFVEGTSLHDMLNAGPLAPMRALPLLQQLAEGLAAIHDKGIIHRDLKPENVFVSQGGRGEQARLLDFGIARLVEPDAASNLSQIGVVLGTPEYLSPEQAVGARVDTRSDLYSFGVLCYRVLSGRLPFDGPAPRHYLAQHASAAPLPLDRAAPGLSRAVGLLALVMRLLEKDPSRRVQSAHELADALTAAHQALLSLSPATASPPSGSHTPASSTSMFGAGAAVPSPPSGTAMFGGAGSMPITPGSGTAVFGTTPAPAASQAPAPSGRSGTAAFGTRPSGSNAAVTGGSALVAKPQNLTVMLTDLQGFTERTSRQTHEENARMLETHDRLLLPLVREHDGRLIQKRGDALLVVFRSPTASVLCGMAMQDALWRHNQTVPAEQQLHVRVCLHAGEVLVTQDSVMGEPMEVVKAVEHVASAGEVTFTEAVNLARNRVEAPADPCGTIPLPGREEQLQLYRCVRAAEGAPFGERFASKPRPSPLIAIREQALAVLSAGVARARAVPFKELLRTLPGRLRELAVHLRRQPRQLGAVAGAAVLLVGGIAWVVHSRDAVVQSRALLAEGKPAEALKRLNALAEPEKSSPSVKQARAAAMHALGKHDPEHDLLATLGEADRTDVRDWVLDGLAEDFGESESDRGLRRLLDSLPEKHVLARFEDLAAEKYSARQWGALRYLEASQHTEGLNLVKMYSASLESRDCGVRARAARRLAALGDADAIPALTRLTEQPRDKGLLGLKSCGHDEAEDALRQLRKKSG; this is encoded by the coding sequence GTGCTGGCCAACGACTCCCTCGTGCTCGACGGTCGCTTCCGGGTGCTCCGTCCACTGGGCTCCGGCGGCATGGGCGAAGTCTACCTGGGGGAGCAAGTCTCCCTGGGCCGCAAGGTCGCCATCAAGGTGCTGCACCACGACCTGCACGCGCAGGCGGGCATGGCCGAGCGGTTCAAGCGCGAGGCGCGCCTGCTGTCCGCGGTGGAGCATCCCGCCGTGGTGCGCATCGTCGACTTCGGCGAGTCCGGCGACGCCGCGTGTCTGGTGATGGAGTTCGTCGAGGGCACCAGCCTCCACGACATGCTCAATGCGGGGCCGCTCGCTCCGATGCGCGCGCTGCCGCTGCTGCAGCAGCTCGCGGAGGGACTGGCCGCCATCCACGACAAGGGCATCATCCACCGCGACCTCAAGCCGGAGAACGTCTTCGTCTCCCAGGGCGGGCGCGGCGAACAGGCCCGACTGCTCGACTTCGGCATCGCGCGGCTGGTGGAGCCGGACGCCGCCAGCAACCTGAGCCAGATTGGCGTCGTGCTCGGGACGCCCGAGTACCTCTCGCCGGAGCAGGCCGTGGGCGCGCGGGTGGACACGCGCAGCGACCTCTACTCCTTCGGCGTGCTGTGCTACCGCGTCCTGTCCGGGCGCCTCCCCTTCGATGGCCCCGCGCCGCGCCACTATCTGGCGCAGCACGCCTCCGCCGCGCCCCTTCCGCTGGACCGCGCCGCGCCCGGGCTGTCTCGCGCCGTGGGCCTCTTGGCCTTGGTGATGCGCCTGCTGGAGAAGGACCCCTCCCGCCGCGTGCAGTCCGCGCATGAGCTGGCGGACGCGCTCACCGCCGCGCATCAGGCGCTGCTGTCCCTGTCGCCCGCGACCGCGTCACCGCCCTCGGGCAGCCACACGCCGGCGTCCAGCACGTCCATGTTCGGCGCGGGCGCGGCCGTGCCTTCACCTCCGAGCGGCACGGCCATGTTCGGTGGCGCCGGCTCGATGCCGATAACGCCGGGCTCGGGGACGGCCGTGTTCGGCACCACGCCCGCCCCCGCCGCTTCGCAGGCCCCCGCGCCCTCGGGACGCTCGGGGACCGCGGCGTTCGGCACGCGCCCCTCGGGAAGCAACGCCGCGGTGACGGGCGGATCCGCCCTGGTGGCGAAGCCGCAGAACCTCACGGTGATGCTCACCGACCTGCAGGGCTTCACCGAGCGCACCAGCCGGCAGACGCACGAAGAGAACGCGCGGATGCTGGAGACGCATGACCGGCTGCTGCTGCCGCTCGTGCGCGAGCATGACGGCCGGCTCATCCAGAAGCGCGGCGATGCGCTGCTCGTCGTGTTCCGCTCGCCCACCGCCTCCGTGCTGTGCGGCATGGCGATGCAGGATGCGCTGTGGCGCCACAACCAGACCGTGCCCGCCGAGCAGCAGCTCCACGTGCGCGTCTGCCTCCACGCGGGCGAGGTGCTCGTCACCCAGGACTCGGTGATGGGCGAGCCCATGGAGGTCGTGAAGGCCGTGGAGCACGTGGCCTCCGCGGGCGAGGTCACCTTCACCGAGGCGGTGAACCTGGCCCGCAACCGCGTGGAGGCTCCCGCCGACCCGTGCGGCACCATCCCCCTGCCCGGCCGCGAGGAGCAGCTCCAGTTGTATCGCTGCGTGCGCGCCGCGGAGGGAGCCCCCTTCGGCGAGCGCTTCGCCTCCAAGCCCCGGCCCTCACCGCTCATCGCGATTCGCGAACAGGCCCTCGCGGTGCTCTCCGCTGGCGTGGCGCGCGCTCGCGCGGTGCCCTTCAAAGAGCTGCTGCGCACCTTGCCTGGGCGCCTGCGTGAACTCGCCGTCCACTTGCGCCGCCAACCTCGACAGCTCGGCGCGGTGGCGGGCGCGGCGGTGCTCCTCGTCGGCGGCATCGCGTGGGTGGTGCACTCGCGCGACGCGGTGGTCCAGTCGCGCGCACTGCTCGCGGAGGGCAAGCCCGCCGAGGCCCTCAAGCGCCTCAACGCGCTGGCCGAGCCCGAGAAGTCCAGCCCCTCCGTGAAGCAGGCGCGCGCGGCGGCCATGCACGCCCTGGGGAAGCATGATCCGGAGCACGACCTGCTCGCCACGCTGGGCGAAGCGGACCGGACCGACGTGCGCGACTGGGTGCTGGACGGGCTGGCCGAGGACTTCGGTGAGTCCGAGAGCGATCGCGGCCTGCGCCGACTGCTCGACTCGCTCCCCGAGAAGCATGTCCTGGCGCGCTTCGAGGACCTGGCCGCGGAGAAGTACTCCGCTCGCCAGTGGGGCGCGCTGCGCTACCTGGAAGCCTCGCAGCACACCGAGGGGCTCAACCTCGTGAAGATGTACTCGGCTTCGCTGGAGTCCCGCGACTGCGGCGTGCGCGCGCGGGCCGCACGGCGACTCGCGGCCCTGGGAGACGCGGACGCCATCCCCGCCCTCACCCGCCTCACGGAGCAGCCGCGCGACAAGGGCCTGCTGGGCCTGAAGAGCTGTGGCCACGACGAGGCCGAGGACGCGCTGCGCCAGCTCCGCAAGAAGTCCGGCTGA
- a CDS encoding CHAP domain-containing protein, with protein MGGSLLSRPSLLVLIPLCALVGCATVRPVPSPEVALQVPPPVQAPSPAETPVSTVGELGAKVEEAPPAEPARPVATHAEAVASDTQALLQPVAGVISAALEAATLLTGPASGTGRFWDELLTHTAPGLQIVKRATQLVGVRNLGRVSRGVPNDCSGFVRLAYLQVGIDLVAHGFLAGENAVSGIFRRALEVGSVHRQNPNPGDLVFFRETYDRNRDGKRNDGMTHIAVVEGVDADGTVTFIHRGSKGVARGRMNLSFPTTHRLASNGTVLNDFIRPAAKGSRAYLAGELFAAFASPGGL; from the coding sequence CTGGGAGGAAGTCTGTTGAGCCGTCCGAGCCTGCTGGTCCTCATCCCGCTCTGTGCCCTCGTCGGCTGCGCCACCGTGCGGCCGGTTCCTTCGCCCGAGGTCGCGCTCCAGGTCCCACCGCCCGTGCAGGCTCCCTCTCCCGCGGAGACGCCTGTGTCGACCGTGGGCGAGCTGGGCGCCAAGGTGGAAGAGGCACCGCCTGCTGAGCCCGCTCGCCCGGTGGCGACGCACGCGGAGGCCGTGGCGTCCGACACGCAGGCGCTGCTCCAGCCCGTGGCCGGCGTCATCTCCGCCGCGCTGGAGGCCGCCACGCTGTTGACGGGGCCCGCGAGCGGCACCGGCCGGTTCTGGGATGAGCTGCTGACGCACACGGCGCCCGGGCTGCAAATCGTGAAGCGCGCGACGCAGCTCGTGGGCGTGCGCAACCTGGGCCGCGTCAGCCGCGGAGTGCCCAATGACTGCTCGGGCTTCGTGCGACTGGCGTATCTCCAGGTGGGCATCGACCTGGTGGCGCACGGCTTCCTCGCGGGCGAGAACGCGGTCTCCGGCATCTTCCGCCGCGCGTTGGAAGTGGGCTCGGTCCACCGCCAGAACCCGAACCCCGGCGACCTCGTCTTCTTCCGCGAGACGTATGACCGCAACCGCGATGGCAAGCGCAACGACGGGATGACGCACATCGCTGTCGTCGAGGGCGTGGATGCCGACGGCACCGTCACCTTCATCCACCGCGGCAGCAAGGGCGTGGCGCGCGGTCGGATGAATCTGTCCTTCCCCACCACGCATCGGCTCGCGTCCAACGGCACGGTGCTCAACGACTTCATCCGTCCCGCCGCCAAGGGCAGTCGCGCCTACCTCGCGGGCGAGCTGTTCGCGGCCTTCGCGTCGCCGGGCGGCCTGTAA